The genome window aagtaaacaaatatatcgttgaagatcgcatcaactgcggtagggtgtccttgaacttgaaaagacttctgatttttaaggggttcttgaagataaaattaaatttaacatatgggtacatgttgctgagtacgacggtgagctctcgttttacaagtttacatgttgaacaaaaaggcaaggatatatacagttcttttttaggtacattaaaagtgggtgctttcggtttaacaatgtcctttaaaaactctcaagattttctcaattaggtgggatggatagcaacttctgctaaaatagttttgcaaaaaatctacttcctcatggaatttgacccagttgcatgacaaattataagctctacacaataatgtcttgcatgcattaagtttaaaaaccaacggacaaaagctaaataaattttttcccaaaccagtaaaagtcttctttctaaaaacacctgttaaaaatttatcattacatcgtgaaattgttatatctaaaaatggcagttcgttattcgattctatgtccatagtaaaattaatgtgcggatgaaatgagttaatgaaattaaggaacaaatgtgcatgatctttatctttaaaaagtacaaacgtatcgtctacgtatcttttgtttgtttatttattttgaaagtgtcattgtacttagtagctttgctttttactgttgatctcttatttagttagttaccgtcttacttttatataaaattcgaatttcactgctatatttttaattaatctatataattcttttaaaaatgcataatttattactgtgccccattttagtctgatttaatgtacagaattttaattttttcccctgtttttagccctgaagatgggatttgtatcccgaaacgtaggcgttggataaaaataaaagttttaacgaaaaatgctgaagtttctgctggccatactctttttattatatatatatatatatatatatatatctatatatatatatatatatatatatatatatatatatatatatatatatacgcaccacacacacacacacacacacacatatatatatatatatatatatatatatatatagtatatattatatatgtgtgtgtgtgtgtgtgtgcgtgtgtgtgtgtatgtgtgtgtgcttgcatgtgtgtgtgtgtcactgtgtatgttattatgaatgtatgtatttatgaaaccTTGCGCATGAGACCCATATATAGAAAGCTACATGTTAGTACGTAAATGATGAAGTTTATCTCTAAATTAATAACGCCTCTTCTCTACTTCACTTCGTAGTATACGAATACCGGAAGAGCATTAACAGCTGGGTCAGCACCCCTTGTAATAGGCTGCTCAGGCGACATGGGGGTGATACTTATATATCTCATAGCATTCACACTTCCTtatttacaaaactgaaaaaaccttGTCAATTAGTCGCCAAATGCGAAAACAAACTGCTCTGCTCTGAAAGAACGGGAATCTTAATTCACGGAAGTTCGTGGTAGTTTCATTTCAGTCTTTTTGCATCACCCAGAAGCCTCATCAGACAGGAGCACCTGGGAAAAGAAGCCATCGGGGACGACCTCGGATAAATAGACCTGGGAGACCCGTAGCTGCTGCAGAAGAGGCATCGTCTTGAACTGAACCACTCTGTGTTAACACTTCTTCCATCATCTTCGTTCAATACACTGGGTGACcctaaagcaagagcccgtgccagcacaagggtgGTTTGGTCTAGTAAGAACCAACTTTGTCCTTCAATCATTCAGCATGGACATCCTTAGCCAGATTCTGGGTCTTCTATTCCTCGTAAGTTATCAAGACATGCatttgtacacatacacacagaaccTGTTCTTTTGCTGTGGACAGGAATTCATCTGAAATCTTTGTTGGTTCATTGTGCTTTATTTGGAAGTTCTAATTATTCTCTGTTGATCGTCTAGtttagaagtagagagagagagagagagagagagagagagagagagagagagagagagagagagagagagagagagagagagattaattcagTAACATTTCTATCACTTTCCAGATGGTACTTCAGGCAGAATCCATGAGCTTGGGGTAAGTAAATTCTTTCATTTCCGTAATTCTAAATACTTCTATTTCATAAAACATATCAAGTTCAAATTCTGAAAGCGTAACTCAAAAGgttttaaatatttctaataGCATTTCTTGCATGTAGATTGATTCTAAACTTTTCTCTTGTTACAAAATAGATGTGACGAGGAATCTTTGACAGAAAGAGGCCATGATGTGGATTGGGTGGGATATGGCAGCAATTTAGAAGCTCCTTCTCTAGATCAGTCTTGGTCAGAGGACAACTGGAGTGATACTTTGTATAATGGTAAGTCTAGAAAAACAATTATGTTTATATCCACAGGGAAATTAAAAGAGTGGAGCAGAAATGAacaagttttccattttttgttcaAAACTGGGTCTGTATTAATTATGCAAGAAACTCTACAAAATTTAGTGGTAAAGATACAAGGAGAAAATTGTCAATATAGATTATTGAAAAACTTTCCCAAATTACTGTTTAATCTTTGAGTTGAAATATAAACTTCTGATAATAAAACTTGTATTGTAAATTATTGATCATTGTACTACAGAGAAACTGCCTTACAATAGAGGCGTGTTCAGTATTTACAAATGTTCCTCAAGGGTCTTGCAACGCAACGATTCACACCATTTCTTGTCTGATCCTAGACAAGGAAACAGTTCTATTGGAGCCTGGTGAGACTGCAACCTTCTCCTTCACTTTTGGGGACCAACAAGCATCGAAGTACGTGGAATACAAGGTGAGACTTTGAGGAGAATCTTTTCTTGTAGTTCTGAAAAAATGTCCCAATATGTTCACTTGACTTAACCAAAGGAAGATGAATTTCATATGGAAAACGAAAGTAAAAGATGGTTCAGTTAAGAGTCCATCTGGAAGAACATTCAATCTTCCCTTCACTGATGTTTTGTCATTTCAGATCTCCAATGCTAgaactctttcttcttcttattcatctCTGGTGTTCAGCTGTGACATGAAGTCTCTGTGGAATTCGTCAGACTGCAGCAGTGGAGAAGTGACAGTTGGTTACGGACAGAAGACCTTAAGGTAATTTTCAACTCTGCAATGATTCGGGTCTTGAAGAAGTATATTACCCAAGGATCATCAATGGCGGCTTTCCTTTGTAACAAAGGCCTGACGTTCATTTACCATTTATAATTatctaaagataaaaataaaatatatatgtatatatatcatatatatatagtttagaaatTACTTTCCCCAGATATACGTGTATTCTTGATCACTATGTTGACGTCTTGACTTCCCGATTTTATTCAAATGCTCTGGATAAGTTTATCAATATAAGCCATGAATACAGAAAAGGAATAAGTGAAGAAACCCTCTCCTATCCAAGCAGAATTCGAACTCACCCATGCCAGTAAATCGACGTTTCCAAGTCTCACTTTCATGGGTGGGTTCAACGAAAAGGATTCCTTATTTATTGCTCATCTGGAGTCAAGGCTTGTAGTGATCATCTCATACACAGAATCTGAAGAGATCTAGAAGCTAAAGTTTGTTGTTTGTGTTAAAATGATGTTTTCTGTTGGTAGACTTTGCAATGAGGATCATTCCCTGAAGGACGAGCAGGCCGGAGACTTTCTGAGGATTTTGGCTGAGAATAGACTTCCGTCTCATCATGGGAACATCCACTGCAGAATTTACGCTAGTTGTAAGTCCAGTTATTTCtgtacttcatttccttttcgtCTCTGTTTGTTTTAATGCCTTCTCAATATTTGTCCAGCTGCATGCCCGTCTACGGTAATATACTCTCCTGTTTTCATAGTATTAACGGTTCTTATAAACCATTCTTTGAAAATGGTTTGAAgatgcaatgataaaaaaagtaactcaCAAGATAATTCTTTTGATTTATAGAGTAAAAcaaaaacttgtagtaactcacAGTATAAATATTTCGACATGCAGTGTTGAGACTCAGAGGCTAAAATATTTTACTTACTATGAGTGGATTAGATCTCTATTACTTCCCttatcagttcctcgttggacgagtggtttatgtgctcgcctaccgactcCCCACTCTggcaacgtggagtcagaggaatttgtttctggtgatcagaaattaatttctcgatttaatgtggttctgttcccacaataagctgtgggtcccgttgttagataatcaattggttcctatccacgcaaaaatatctaatctttcgggacagccctaggagagctgttaatcagctcagtggtctgattaaactaaggtatacttaactttaacttccCTTGTCAAATTCGCATTTCTCTTTTGCTTCGTCTTCAGCCTGTGGCAAAAGGAACGCGAAGAGAATTGTCTCAGGAACAGAGACGCTGCCCCACGAGTACCCCTGGCAAGTGGGAATTGTGCTCGAAAAGGAGAATGCCAGTGCCATTTTGTGGAGGATCCATCATTGGCCCTTATCACATCCTAACAGCTGCCCATTGCATCGACATGCCTACCATAAAACTGTATGAGTGTCTTAAGTTATAGTCACAtcgtttttcctttttgaaaGTTAATTTCAGCTCAGTGATTATACTTCTATCGCTGAACCTTTCTTCTATTGCAATTGTAACAGAACCCTCTTCTTATCCCATGTGTAATATCTCTCAAAAGCCTACTGTCTAATAGTCTTTCTCTGTTAAGGAAAAGGAACTAAAGATATAGCCAAAAAATCTTGGTCTTTACCAATGGcttgtttcatttattgattatTCTATTTTGACAGCGGGCCAAGTTTCCTGCCACTGGCGGTTGTCGGGTTACACGACTACAGGAAGCCATCAGCTGCAACTAAGTACCTCGACATTGCTAAGGTAATCATGATGTGTGTCCAGTATCGTTCGTTCACACATAACAGctagatctttcttgtttgtaggAAGCTCGTTGTAGATTTATTTAAACACGAAAAGATTTGAATTTCGTTCAAGTTCCCTTCTTACCATCTGCACTTTTGTCACATCTGTAAACAGGACTGCATTTCAAGAGTGAAAGAAAATGAGTCACTCATCAAGGCAAAGAATCTTGTAATTACCAAAAAATCTTGACTCTGTGGTGAAAAGTATTCGagattcaattttattttgaagtaCCAAGCAGTAGGTCTTCAGTTAAAAATAGCGTTATTTTGCCTGGCTCCAACCTTAGAGGAGGCACCTTCATAATCAACTACGTATCTCGACTTAAGTAGACATTCCAGCTTTcttctgttttgtttattaagtAGCAAGTGAAGTGGAAAATTTGTATGTAGATCTAGATGAGAATTATGGAAGAGAACATTGTTAATAATGATGGTGATAGTAAAAGAGCACTTGTCTCAATTCCAAAAGGAACTGGGACGGGCACACGAACATCGTTTTTCTACCACACCACAGGAGAAAATGAGAAAGAGTACTGCACGAGAACTAAAGCTGGCAGTTCAGTATTTGAAAACATCACTGGACTTCAAATAACCACTGTAGGCGAGCAACACTTACAGGTTTAGGAGAGTTGCCTGACATGCACAAAGTAGAGAGGTGAACAGGAACCAaaagcacaagaaaaaaaatctaagatcTTGTGATGGTCAACTCATACACTGGGGATCCAGTGTTCACTATCATATTTTCAAGAATTGATCCGCTTTGGATGCAGTCTGTAGATGGAGAAGTGCTTACACTAGTAATACCCTGTGGTGAACCAGTCCAGGTTATACAAGTCACAAAAAAGTACCTTCATTATTGGTTGCCGACCTTGCCGGCTAAACCAAGGTGCTGCAGCTGACCATGGGTCAGCATGAATCCGGGTAACTCGTATCCAGTGCTTGGATAGGATTCAATGAACTTATCTCCTGATTCACTATTGTCACCTGCATATACAAATTGAAGCTATTCATCTCTCCAATAAACCATGTAATGTCAAAGGCGTCTTTTACAGATGACACTTCACCCAGCATATGACAACGCGACCTTTGCTAATGACATTGCGATTCTCGAAACGGAACAGCCAATCCCCTTCGACATCAATAACATTGTTTCGCCAATCTGCCTTCCCGAAGACCCGAACAATGAATACGACAACGTCGAGGCCTTCGTCAGTGGATGGGGACTAACGATTGGAAGTAAGTTGTCTGTACTCCTGATTATTATAGATTAAGCTAATGGTAGATTAACAGCAAAGAATTCTCAAGTGAGGAAACAATATGCTTTGATTTTTAATGAATTTACATTTCAGAACATACACAGTCCTAGTCTAAACAGTGAATTGATACCGTATTTTGATTCAGAGCAAAGGACACAGGTTCATCAATCATGGGATCCATACTGGCATTACTAGGTATGGGCTAAAACTCAGATAAGGACACCTTGGAGAAGATAGTGGCATTTGTTGCTAAACTATCAGCTGAAAAACAGATATCTGACAGAATTCTAGTGCTGACTAGCCACTGCTGATAACCAGGTGTAAAGAAGACTGTTGAGCATTTATGACCACAGAAATAACAAAGGATGCATTGTTGGGAGTGAATTGTGACAGGTCTATTTTTCTAGGGGACAATCAAATATAGCTATGTTTTGGGAGAAGTGGAGACTTCACATATGCTAATaacatacgtaacaatatattcGCCCTGCTTTTAAACATAGAGTAAAACTTCATATAAGAAAACAATATGCAGAACAAGTACTTAAACATGAAGTGAAGTACTCCATACATGGGGACCTTCAATGAAAGACagctaactatttttttttctcctaggtAATGATAACTCTCAGTCACCTGTTCTTCTTCATACTGTGACGACAATAATGACCAATGTAATGTGCAGAAAGATGTTTTATCCTGTGTATTTCATTCCTGACGAGCGAATTTGTGCTCTGCCTTCTGGAAAAGGCCAAAGTGTGTCCTGTAGGGTAAGTATTTTCTTGTGAGCATGAAATAGCAGTTTGAGTTTCCACATGCATTATAACCTATGTCAATGTAACTTTATAAAAGctaatttgcataataaataaGGTTTGTAACAGATAACTTAATAAAACTCCAATCAGAAGTCGCCTCTGAATTGTTGCAAGGAGTGAATGAAATTTTCACCTTGGTCAGAGTTTAATGAATGGGATCCTGTAGTCCACTAGTATCCAAATATACTTCTCACTGCAGGGAGACTCTGGAGGCCCACTGATGTACCAGCATGGAAGCCACGTGGATCTGATTGGAATAGTTTCTGCGGGCCCACAGGGATGTTTAAGAGAACTTCCAGAACTTTACACCCGAGTTACTAGTAAGATTTTAAACCCAACGATTTTCGGTACTGATGTTTTCCTTGGCccatatatattatgtcatatcaAACTGATATCAATAACTAGTGTAAAACTAATTAACTTGGCTTGTATGGATGAATCCACGATTCATAACAATTCATGACCATTTTTATTCTCATTCCAGGTTACTTGGGCTGGATCAAGTCTCATATGGAACGACCATGAATTCCACATTGTCTTCACTGATGTACTTGGACATTTTTCTGCAATGCACTCGAGATGTAAAATTTTACTAAATAGATTtatgctagataccatccagttttaatcaGGTCCTGCTAGTAATTGTGCCATTACACAAAACAGTCGTGTCAGTGataagttaacatatatgtatatatattgttgtattacagtaaaagacattcatatatatatatatatatatatatatatatatatatatatatatatatatacatacatctatacatgtatattatatgtaaatccaTACAATAATCCTCTTAGTTTAACCTTATCCGGACATTGGTGTTATCCAGAGAATCATCGTAAACACAGTGTGTATGTAAaattcataaaagtaaaaaaaaaaaaatactcagacTGTTGGTAATGATGGATGAATGGAAAGAACTACTGATGACAATGTTTGCAGGCATGATCAGACTAGGAAAGGTTTATTGTGGGAGTGTTAGACTGGAGAAAGACTTTTGAGGGGTGGGTAGGTGGGTAGTACTTGACTTCTTGGAAGGTTTCGTGACTGCTATTGGTTTTTAATAGCACCAATCACATGCCACTTTGTTTATCGAATTTAACTGGCTGATACAGATACATTAGTACAATAGCGTGTGCTGGAAGGTCGCAATAGGTGGGCGAGCACTTGGTCTTTGTAAACGTTCGTCCTATTGGCAGAAACTTATATATCATTACTAATCACTGTGGATTTTTACTTTTCAATGGCTGGCTGAGTATACATTCTGATAACATCACAATCATTTTCTTCTGTAACTGGCTGCATGAGAAGAGTAACAATGTACTTCGTAGCAAAGCCCGCTTTCCTTCTTTGTCCAGTTATACATCAGCACTCTGTATTTGTGTTTTGAACTGGTGTTAGGACTTAGGAATAGGAGTCTCACAATGCTTAACTCTGAACACTTCCCTCTTGTTGAAGGTGCGGCTATTGCTGTGTATGGTGTCGCCAATTCTTTAAGAGGGCTAAAAAGGGGCTGCTAACTCTTCAAAATGGGTAGTGGATCTGGCTAGAACTCCTGTCCAGTACTGAGATAGCTGCTGCACTGCACGTGAGATGGGGAAGGAGGAAGTCTCTGAAAGCGACGGTTACGACAGTGACGACAAAGACGAGTCTGCTACACGACCAGCACATTCATATAAACTCTTGGGGGATGGtgcttgatatatatttatcgaaATTATGTAGGGAGTATAAGTTTGTTGAACGCATTTGAGAAATGCGGAGGACCCAAACTGATAAGGAGAATCGTCATTTTTATTATCAGAGTACCtcaaacaccttcttcagacccTTAACCCATTCCACCAAAGCCCATTAGTACCATTACGTCTTCGGTGATTTGTGTGTTCAGCTCGGAAACATATGAGAGTACTTCAGAACCCTTTGTTGGCATGAGAGGTTTTATTTGGCCAGGGATAAGAAGTGTCTCGACTGCCTCTTGAATACCTGAACCTTCTAGGCACCTCAACACTCCTTTATttctacatagcatcacgttttatatattttgatttcgtgatcaagttatccatattggatatatatatatatatataatataatatatatattatatatatatatacatatatatatacacgcacacacacaataccaTTCATATTATTGCTTTTATGAAAAGATACCTAATTTGTGAAGATCAGACCACTCTcttaaagacaaaaatataacGGTTATAAATCcttgtgttaataataataataataataataataataataataataataataataataataataatacgtacaattgtttaagaattttattattgGTCCAGCGACcattaaaacgaaataaaatcattacagtTAAAGCTTAGGAAATCATCGACACAGAATAGACGCATTAAAGCAATCACATATATTAAGCGTACATCTATCAGCATGTACTTTTACACTAACAGACCCCAGTACTATGGCTACATTGGCTAATCAATTTTTATACCAGAGTGGTTCACGGCATACAGTCATGCGACtcagtctcagagagagagagagagagagagagagagagagagagagagaatcactgatTAAGTTTCTCGTTCTATTTTtcattatacatgtttttttgttGCTATTTTGGCTTGTTATGTACGCGTCACTctcgaggtgctagtactaaccATGGTAGGAGATCAATGGTACGCCTTGTTTAGTTCTAGCACCTTTGGgaacaaagtattatatacagcCATTTATATATTGCGTAGTCGACAAATTAGTATATTAATAAACGACATCATTGATcctcgaggggctagtactaaatacggcgtcccaaggagctccCGCTGTGTTTAGttgtactagcacctcggagctGGTGACGCGTAGTTAGCAAGCCAAAGTTgcaccgttatatatatatatatatatctatatatatatatataatatatatatatatatatatatatatatatattatttctttcacACACGCACCGTTAAATGCAAGTGAACCACATAAAACCAATCGATAACCCCTAAGCACGATCCGCAGTGAATGATTCCCCCTTCTAAAACACGCAAAAACATACGCATTCACGCACAATACGCTCATTCAAGTACACGCGCGTTCAAAGTATACGTAATCCGACATGAAAAGAGATGGAAGGAGACGCTGCTACTGCGCCATTTTCTTGAGATCCTTTCTCAGCAGTTTTCCACTGGCAGACTTTGGCAGCGAGTTCACGAAGGTCACTCCTCCCGTCAGCCTTTTGTGGGGCGCCAGTCTCTCTTCCAAGAATCTGTTGGCACAGGGAGAGAGGTTATAAGCTTCGGCAATTGCTGTCATTCCTGGCAATTTGTGATGGACGGGCGTTTTCTTTGCGGAAGAAAATGACTGCGATCTCAAAAGTAGTATATCGAGGCGACCTACAGCTTTCAAAAGCAGTGCATTAGGACTAATCACAGCTCTCAAAGGTAGTAGGTATATTGAGACTACCTACAGATGTCAAaattaatacattaagactaattGCAACTTTCAAAAGGAGTACGTTGACGCTACCTAGGTACAGCTTTCAAAAGTAGTACATTAAGGCTACCAATAATAGCTTTCAAAAATAGTACATTGAGGCTACTACAGCTTTCAAAAGTAGCAAATTAAGACTCACAACAGCTTTCAAAAGTGGTACATTGAGGCTACCTACAGCTTTCAAAAAATAGTACATTGAGGCTACCTACAGCTTACAAAAGTAGTACATTAAGACTCACAATAGCTTTCAAAAGTGGTACATTAAGGCTACTGCAGCTCTCAAAATTAGTACACTGAGGCTACCTACAGTTTTCAAAAGTAGTACATTATGACCAACCACAGCTTTCAAAAGTACTACACTGAGGCTACCTACAGCTTTCAAAAGTAGTGCATTTAGGCTACCTACAGCTTTAAAAAAATAGTACATTGGGGCTACCTACAGCTTTCAAAAGTGGTAATGAGGCTACCTACAGCCTTCAAAAGTAGTACATTGAGACTAACTACAGCTTTAAAACCTAGTACACTGAGGCTACCTACAGCTTTCAAGAGGGGTGCATTTAAGCTACTACAGCTCTCAAAAGCTGTAAAAAGTCAAATTCACACTGTCCACAACATTTCTCatggaaatgaaatattttcccaAATGGGCTGACCTGTGAATATCGTCGCCAGAAACTCCTTCTTCCGCGATGACGTAGGCCTTTGGGGCTTCTCCCAAACGTTCATGGGGCACTCCTACAACTCCTACATCGAGGACCTTGGGATGCAGGCGGAGGATGTCCTCTATCTCCGACGGAGATACCTTGTTTATGGACGAGAAACCCAATAGGTGGTATTAGTACAATCTATATAGTACTAGTAGCGAAGGTGCAAAGTTGTATTTTGGTAGCTTTTGGTCGAGAGGGAACAGGAACAAACAGTGACACTAAACACTGCTTTATATCTTAGAGCACCTTTTTCTCATAAATAACAGGCCACTCGCAAGGTGAAAACGCTACAATCCTACACGGCAATGGCCCTCACCTGAAGTCCTTTGACCTTGATAAGCTCCTTCGTCCTGTCAACAATCCTCAAAAAACCGTCCTCATCAAAGGAGCCGACATCACCCgtgtgtaaccagcctccttcaTCGATTGTGGAGGAAGTGGCCGCTGTGTTTTGGAAATACCCATTCATCATCTATGGAAAAcgataagtttattattattattattattattattattattattattattattattattaatatttttattattattattatagctaagGAATCCACAATTTCGTGAGGAACAatttgtgtcataaaaatccacaattatattgtAAACTATATtgctatgtaaaataaacaaagaatttcctcattaaagttaaaatgtgatatcttagcgcctcagtggcgtggttggtatggtgttggcgtgccacctcggtggccgcgagttcgattctcgggcattccattgaggagtgagaaatgtgcatttctggtgatagaagttcactctcgacgtggttcgtaagtcacgtaaagccgttggtcccgtttctgaatgaccactggttccatgcagcgtaaaaacaccatacaaacaaacaaacaaaccgaacGGTGTTCGgcagtctttgtttattttacatagaaatatggttcatttttattattatcattgctaagaaattcacaatatcttGAAAAACAGTTTCCTTACACCAGGTATTTTCAAGTGAATATGTAGTGAACAATTCTTTATCCAAGGTATTTTCAAATGAACGGTATAAGAATGAATTCTTTACCGCGGGAGTTTTCAGACACACTTCCCCAGTGTGACTTGTGGGGAGGTCTTCTCCTGTGTCTGCGTCGATGATCTTGGCCGAAACATTTGGCAGAAGTTGGCCACTGGTGCCTAACCTTT of Macrobrachium nipponense isolate FS-2020 chromosome 33, ASM1510439v2, whole genome shotgun sequence contains these proteins:
- the LOC135202730 gene encoding uncharacterized protein LOC135202730 isoform X2, whose product is MDILSQILGLLFLMVLQAESMSLGCDEESLTERGHDVDWVGYGSNLEAPSLDQSWSEDNWSDTLYNDKETVLLEPGETATFSFTFGDQQASKYVEYKISNARTLSSSYSSLVFSCDMKSLWNSSDCSSGEVTVGYGQKTLRLCNEDHSLKDEQAGDFLRILAENRLPSHHGNIHCRIYASSCGKRNAKRIVSGTETLPHEYPWQVGIVLEKENASAILWRIHHWPLSHPNSCPLHRHAYHKTRAKFPATGGCRVTRLQEAISCN
- the LOC135202730 gene encoding chymotrypsinogen A-like isoform X1, with amino-acid sequence MGTSTAEFTLVPVAKGTRRELSQEQRRCPTSTPGKWELCSKRRMPVPFCGGSIIGPYHILTAAHCIDMPTIKLGPSFLPLAVVGLHDYRKPSAATKYLDIAKMTLHPAYDNATFANDIAILETEQPIPFDINNIVSPICLPEDPNNEYDNVEAFVSGWGLTIGSNDNSQSPVLLHTVTTIMTNVMCRKMFYPVYFIPDERICALPSGKGQSVSCRGDSGGPLMYQHGSHVDLIGIVSAGPQGCLRELPELYTRVTSYLGWIKSHMERP